Proteins encoded by one window of Chaetodon trifascialis isolate fChaTrf1 chromosome 15, fChaTrf1.hap1, whole genome shotgun sequence:
- the pyya gene encoding peptide YY-A, producing the protein MAMMLKPWTVLVAVVLCVLVCLGTLADAYPPKPENPGEDAPPEELAKYYTALRHYINLITRQRYGKRSTQEDVVAELLFGGDSNRDQRSRYDGSYMW; encoded by the exons ATGGCCATGATGCTGAAGCCGTGGACGGTGCTGGTGGCCGTCgtgctgtgtgtgctggtgtgtctgGGAACACTGGCGGACGCCTACCCCCCCAAACCTGAGAACCCCGGAGAAGATGCCCCACCCGAAGAGCTGGCCAAGTACTACACCGCCCTGAGGCACTACATCAATCTGATCACCAGGCAGag GTATGGAAAGCGTTCAACTCAGGAGGATGTGgttgcagagctgctgttcgGTGGTGACAGCAACAGAGACCAGAGATCAAG ATATGACGGCTCCTACATGTGGTGA
- the mpp2a gene encoding MAGUK p55 subfamily member 2a isoform X2, which translates to MPVASTRTEPVPQVVDAMSDSTTSSTTANDLDLIYLKGIMESPQEQEESLKEPRLSPVRENNVELLQEILRDLDPFTHRSNTAAELARILTQPHFQSLLETHDSVASQTCDSPPPSPCDFVDHEPEGDHKHNLPPPPDAIRMVGIRKVAGEHLGVTFKVEAGELIIARILHGGMIDQQGLLHVGDIIKEVNGREVGQDPRVLQEELQAASGSVVLKILPSYHETIPPRQVFFKCHYDYDPANDNLIPCKEAGLRFETGDILQIVNQDDVNWWQARHVEGGSAGLIPSQMLEEKRKAFVKRDVELAPAGNLCTGVGGKKKKKMMYVTTKNAEFDRHEILLYEEVAKVPPFKRKTLILIGAQGVGRRRLKNKLLLRDPLLFGTTIPYTSRKPKKGDRESRMYAFTSRSKMDTDIKNGRYLEHGEYDGNLYGIKIDSIHEVVEAGRVCILDANPQSLKVLRTSEFLPYVVFLQSPDFEVLKAMNQSAAEAGVAAKTLTDEELQRTCDESTKIQAAYGHYFDLSIVNDNLDETYRTVKAALETVSKNPQWVPVTWVF; encoded by the exons ATGCCTGTGGCCTCCACCAGGACAGAACCTG TGCCCCAGGTGGTGGACGCAATGAGTGACAGCACCACCAGCTCCACCACGGCCAATGACCTGGACCTCATCTACCTCAAAGGCATCATGGAGAGCCCTCAG gaGCAAGAGGAAAGTCTGAAGGAGCCACGTCTGTCGCCAGTGAGGGAGAACAACGTGGAGCTCCTGCAGGAGATACTCAGAGACCTGGACCCCTTCACACACCGCTCCAACACTGCAGCTGAGCTCGCCCGCATACTCACACAGCCTCACTTCCAG tctctACTGGAGACTCATGATTCAGTGGCGTCGCAGACATGTGATAGCCCACCCCCGAGTCCATGCGATTTTGTGGATCATGAGCCAGAAGGCGACCACAAGCACAACCTGCCCCCTCCACCTGACGCAATCCGCATGGTGGGCATACGCAAAGTGGCAGGGGAGCATCTG GGTGTGACATTCAAGGTGGAGGCTGGTGAGCTGATTATAGCCCGCATCCTCCATGGAGGAATGATCGACCAGCAAGGACTACTGCATGTTGGAGATATCATCAAAGAG GTGAATGGACGAGAGGTGGGCCAGGACCCCAgggtgctgcaggaggagctgcaagCAGCCAGCGGGAGTGTAGTTCTGAAGATACTCCCCAGCTACCATGAAACCATCCCGCCAAGACAG GTGTTCTTTAAGTGCCACTATGACTACGATCCAGCCAATGACAACCTAATTCCTTGCAAGGAAGCGGGCTTAAGGTTTGAGACAGGAGACATCCTGCAGATCGTCAACCAGGATGATGTCAACTGGTGGCAG GCCCGTCATGTAGAGGGTGGTAGCGCTGGATTGATTCCCAGTCAgatgctggaggagaagaggaaagcaTTTGTTAAGAGAGATGTGGAACTGGCGCCTGCAG GGAATCTTTGTACTGGTGTTggtgggaagaagaagaagaaaatgatgtATGTGACCACCAAAAATGCAG AGTTTGACAGACATGAGATATTGCTCTATGAGGAGGTGGCCAAGGTCCCACCTTTCAAGAGGAAGACTCTGATTTTGATTGGTGCCCAGGGTGTGGGGCGACGGAGACTGAAGAACAAGCTCTTGCTGAGGGACCCACTTCTATTTGGCACCACCATTCCAT ACACGTCCAGAAAGCCCAAAAAGGGCGATCGCGAGAGTCGCATGTACGCCTTCACCAGCCGCAGCAAAATGGACACCGACATCAAGAACGGGCGCTATCTTGAACACGGAGAGTATGACGGCAACCTGTATGGAATCAAGATTGACTCCATACATGAAGTGGTTGAGGCTGGACGCGTCTGCATATTGGACGCCAACCCCCAG TCTCTCAAAGTGCTGAGGACCTCCGAGTTCTTGCCCTACGTGGTGTTCCTTCAGTCCCCAGACTTCGAGGTGTTAAAGGCGATGAACCAGTCAGCTGCAGAGGCGGGGGTGGCTGCTAAGACATTGACG gatgaagagctgcagaggacatgCGACGAGAGCACCAAGATCCAGGCGGCCTACGGTCACTACTTTGACCTCAGCATCGTCAACGACAACCTGGACGAGACCTATCGCACCGTCAAGGCTGCCCTGGAGACGGTTTCTAAGAACCCCCAGTGGGTCCCCGTCACCTGGGTTTTCTAG
- the mpp2a gene encoding MAGUK p55 subfamily member 2a isoform X1, protein MPVASTRTEPVPQVVDAMSDSTTSSTTANDLDLIYLKGIMESPQEQEESLKEPRLSPVRENNVELLQEILRDLDPFTHRSNTAAELARILTQPHFQSLLETHDSVASQTCDSPPPSPCDFVDHEPEGDHKHNLPPPPDAIRMVGIRKVAGEHLGVTFKVEAGELIIARILHGGMIDQQGLLHVGDIIKEVNGREVGQDPRVLQEELQAASGSVVLKILPSYHETIPPRQVFFKCHYDYDPANDNLIPCKEAGLRFETGDILQIVNQDDVNWWQARHVEGGSAGLIPSQMLEEKRKAFVKRDVELAPAGNLCTGVGGKKKKKMMYVTTKNAEFDRHEILLYEEVAKVPPFKRKTLILIGAQGVGRRRLKNKLLLRDPLLFGTTIPYTSRKPKKGDRESRMYAFTSRSKMDTDIKNGRYLEHGEYDGNLYGIKIDSIHEVVEAGRVCILDANPQSLKVLRTSEFLPYVVFLQSPDFEVLKAMNQSAAEAGVAAKTLTDEELQRTCDESTKIQAAYGHYFDLSIVNDNLDETYRTVKAALETVSKNPQCWVVHSWVTVPVTLSMVPTGKSSSCSSSVFFIVAATGYL, encoded by the exons ATGCCTGTGGCCTCCACCAGGACAGAACCTG TGCCCCAGGTGGTGGACGCAATGAGTGACAGCACCACCAGCTCCACCACGGCCAATGACCTGGACCTCATCTACCTCAAAGGCATCATGGAGAGCCCTCAG gaGCAAGAGGAAAGTCTGAAGGAGCCACGTCTGTCGCCAGTGAGGGAGAACAACGTGGAGCTCCTGCAGGAGATACTCAGAGACCTGGACCCCTTCACACACCGCTCCAACACTGCAGCTGAGCTCGCCCGCATACTCACACAGCCTCACTTCCAG tctctACTGGAGACTCATGATTCAGTGGCGTCGCAGACATGTGATAGCCCACCCCCGAGTCCATGCGATTTTGTGGATCATGAGCCAGAAGGCGACCACAAGCACAACCTGCCCCCTCCACCTGACGCAATCCGCATGGTGGGCATACGCAAAGTGGCAGGGGAGCATCTG GGTGTGACATTCAAGGTGGAGGCTGGTGAGCTGATTATAGCCCGCATCCTCCATGGAGGAATGATCGACCAGCAAGGACTACTGCATGTTGGAGATATCATCAAAGAG GTGAATGGACGAGAGGTGGGCCAGGACCCCAgggtgctgcaggaggagctgcaagCAGCCAGCGGGAGTGTAGTTCTGAAGATACTCCCCAGCTACCATGAAACCATCCCGCCAAGACAG GTGTTCTTTAAGTGCCACTATGACTACGATCCAGCCAATGACAACCTAATTCCTTGCAAGGAAGCGGGCTTAAGGTTTGAGACAGGAGACATCCTGCAGATCGTCAACCAGGATGATGTCAACTGGTGGCAG GCCCGTCATGTAGAGGGTGGTAGCGCTGGATTGATTCCCAGTCAgatgctggaggagaagaggaaagcaTTTGTTAAGAGAGATGTGGAACTGGCGCCTGCAG GGAATCTTTGTACTGGTGTTggtgggaagaagaagaagaaaatgatgtATGTGACCACCAAAAATGCAG AGTTTGACAGACATGAGATATTGCTCTATGAGGAGGTGGCCAAGGTCCCACCTTTCAAGAGGAAGACTCTGATTTTGATTGGTGCCCAGGGTGTGGGGCGACGGAGACTGAAGAACAAGCTCTTGCTGAGGGACCCACTTCTATTTGGCACCACCATTCCAT ACACGTCCAGAAAGCCCAAAAAGGGCGATCGCGAGAGTCGCATGTACGCCTTCACCAGCCGCAGCAAAATGGACACCGACATCAAGAACGGGCGCTATCTTGAACACGGAGAGTATGACGGCAACCTGTATGGAATCAAGATTGACTCCATACATGAAGTGGTTGAGGCTGGACGCGTCTGCATATTGGACGCCAACCCCCAG TCTCTCAAAGTGCTGAGGACCTCCGAGTTCTTGCCCTACGTGGTGTTCCTTCAGTCCCCAGACTTCGAGGTGTTAAAGGCGATGAACCAGTCAGCTGCAGAGGCGGGGGTGGCTGCTAAGACATTGACG gatgaagagctgcagaggacatgCGACGAGAGCACCAAGATCCAGGCGGCCTACGGTCACTACTTTGACCTCAGCATCGTCAACGACAACCTGGACGAGACCTATCGCACCGTCAAGGCTGCCCTGGAGACGGTTTCTAAGAACCCCCA ATGTTGGGTCGTGCACTCTTGGGTCACTGTACCTGTCACTCTGTCCATGGTGCCAACTGGAAAAAGCTCATCGTGCAGCtcgtctgttttttttattgtggcaGCTACTGGATACCTTTGA